DNA sequence from the Desulfovibrio sp. Huiquan2017 genome:
CATGTCGCTTCTCCATCTGGTTTGTGGCCACGCCCTTGTGGGCGGGCCTTATTGCTTCGCCTTTTCGTAAGTGGTCCGCTTTTGGGGAGCCACGTGCATCCAGCGGTACTTCTCGTTGACCGAGTACTGCGGAATGTAATGCCGGTATTTCTTATGAGACAGGACCATGTCGGTCTGATTGTCGAGGATGTAGATATCGTCCGTGGCGTACACCGCCAAGACCGCATGGCCGATGCCGCGGATGGCGTCCTTGACAGCCACGATGCGCAATTGGTCGCCGGTAAAACCGAGTTCCTGAAGGGCGTAGAACTTGGCGATGGAATAGTCTTCGCAGTCGCCCGATTTTTTGAGGAATTCCCAGGGAGTCTCCCAGTAGTCGCTGACGCCCCAGTTGGCCTTGTCCAAACGGTACGGCCACTTGTTGAAGAACTTGGTCACGGCCTTGAGCCGCTCCATCTCGGACTTGTTTCGAACCTGGGCCTTGAGCGTGTCCCAGGCCCTCCGGGACGGATGGCCGCGCGTCCGGTCATCGTTGAAATACCCCTTCCAGGCCCGCATCTTATCGAGCACGCGCGTCCACTTGGGCAGCTTTTGCAGCTTGCCCTTGAACTCCATGGTCCCGAAGAGACGGCGCTGCCCCGAATCGGCGGCCGCCGCAAAGGCGTCGAGAGGCCGGACGAGGGTTGCGGCAAGACAGGCCGCGCAAAGCGCGACCACCACCGCCGAGTATATCCCCCGCACCGGCTTCATCCACGCCTCATCGTTCCCTAAGCGCGTTCTGCTTTGCCTTGAGCAGCGGCTTAAGCAGATAGTCCAGGACCGACTTCCGGCCGGTCAGGATGTCCACGCTCGCGGTCATGCCCGGGATGATGGGCAACTGCTGGCCCCGATAGGTGATGGCGTTTTCCTTGGTGCGCACCTTGACCAGGTAGTGGCTCTCGCCCT
Encoded proteins:
- a CDS encoding transglutaminase-like cysteine peptidase, translated to MKPVRGIYSAVVVALCAACLAATLVRPLDAFAAAADSGQRRLFGTMEFKGKLQKLPKWTRVLDKMRAWKGYFNDDRTRGHPSRRAWDTLKAQVRNKSEMERLKAVTKFFNKWPYRLDKANWGVSDYWETPWEFLKKSGDCEDYSIAKFYALQELGFTGDQLRIVAVKDAIRGIGHAVLAVYATDDIYILDNQTDMVLSHKKYRHYIPQYSVNEKYRWMHVAPQKRTTYEKAKQ